A part of Pseudomonas lutea genomic DNA contains:
- a CDS encoding PilN domain-containing protein — protein sequence MARINLLPWREQQREARKKRFILALAGVLVVGVGAVLLADQYLSSAIAHQNARNEFVRTEIVQLDARIKEISELKARRKQLLERMKIIQDLQGNRPIIGRVFDQLARTLPDGVFFNDVKMTGQMISISGAAESNNRVSDLLRNLDASDWLESPSLTEVKANTAGGVDQTNTFQLTVRQTQPAVEGVKP from the coding sequence ATGGCACGGATCAACTTACTACCCTGGCGCGAGCAGCAACGTGAGGCGCGCAAGAAGCGCTTTATCCTTGCGCTGGCCGGCGTATTGGTCGTCGGCGTAGGTGCCGTTCTTCTGGCTGATCAATATTTGAGCAGTGCTATCGCTCACCAGAATGCGCGCAACGAGTTTGTCAGAACCGAAATCGTTCAGCTGGACGCCCGTATTAAGGAAATCAGCGAGCTGAAGGCGCGCCGCAAGCAATTGCTGGAACGCATGAAGATCATCCAGGACCTGCAGGGCAATCGACCCATCATCGGCCGCGTATTTGACCAGCTGGCTCGCACACTGCCAGACGGCGTGTTCTTCAACGACGTAAAAATGACGGGGCAGATGATCAGCATCTCCGGTGCAGCCGAGTCCAACAACCGGGTCTCGGATCTGCTGCGTAACCTGGACGCGTCCGACTGGCTGGAGTCTCCGAGCCTGACGGAGGTCAAGGCCAATACCGCGGGCGGCGTGGATCAAACCAACACCTTCCAGTTAACGGTACGTCAGACGCAGCCGGCGGTTGAGGGGGTCAAGCCATGA
- a CDS encoding pilus assembly protein PilM: MFELFSKKANTLLGIDISSTSVKLLELSRSGTRYKVESYAVEPLPANAVVEKNIAELEGVGSALTRLLVKAKSNVKIAAVAVAGSAVITKTIEMDAGLSDDEMENQLKIEADQYIPYPLEEVAIDFEVQGYSARNPERVEVLLAACRKENVEVREAALALAGLTARVVDVEAYALERSFGLLSAQLGQDHEQLTVAVIDIGATMTTLSVLHNGRIIYTREQLFGGRQLTEEIQRRYGLSVSEAGLAKKQGGLPDDYVSEVLQPFKDAVVQQVSRSLQFFFAAGQYNRVDYIMLAGGTASISGLDRLIQERLGTPTLVANPFADMALSAKVNAGALASDAPALMIACGLALRSFD, from the coding sequence GTGTTCGAACTCTTCAGTAAGAAGGCCAACACCCTTCTAGGGATCGATATTAGCTCCACCTCGGTAAAGCTCCTTGAATTGAGTCGTTCCGGCACCCGTTACAAGGTCGAGTCTTATGCGGTCGAGCCGCTGCCTGCCAATGCGGTCGTCGAAAAGAACATCGCGGAGCTTGAAGGGGTCGGCAGTGCTTTGACGCGTTTGCTGGTAAAAGCGAAGAGTAACGTCAAAATCGCGGCGGTTGCGGTCGCCGGATCGGCTGTTATTACCAAGACGATCGAGATGGATGCGGGCCTTTCCGACGACGAGATGGAAAACCAGCTCAAGATCGAAGCCGATCAGTACATTCCCTATCCCCTTGAAGAAGTCGCTATCGATTTCGAAGTCCAGGGCTATTCGGCGCGCAATCCCGAGCGCGTTGAGGTGCTTCTGGCAGCATGTCGCAAGGAAAACGTCGAGGTCCGCGAAGCGGCGTTGGCATTGGCGGGTCTCACTGCACGCGTGGTGGATGTCGAGGCCTATGCACTGGAACGCTCGTTTGGCCTGTTGTCCGCACAGCTGGGTCAGGATCACGAGCAATTGACGGTCGCCGTCATCGACATTGGCGCGACGATGACCACGCTCAGCGTGCTGCACAACGGCCGCATCATCTATACCCGTGAACAGTTATTTGGCGGTCGTCAGCTCACTGAAGAAATTCAGCGCCGCTATGGTTTATCGGTGAGTGAAGCCGGTCTTGCCAAAAAGCAGGGCGGACTGCCGGACGACTATGTCTCCGAAGTGCTGCAGCCCTTCAAGGATGCGGTGGTTCAACAAGTATCCCGCTCGCTGCAGTTTTTCTTCGCGGCCGGCCAGTACAACCGCGTCGACTACATCATGCTCGCGGGAGGCACTGCCTCTATATCGGGTCTTGATCGGCTGATTCAGGAGCGTCTTGGCACACCGACGCTGGTTGCAAACCCTTTCGCTGATATGGCGCTGAGCGCCAAAGTAAACGCCGGCGCCCTCGCCAGCGACGCTCCCGCACTGATGATCGCATGCGGTCTTGCATTGAGGAGCTTCGACTAA
- a CDS encoding penicillin-binding protein 1A translates to MRLLKFFWWSIVAVVCGLLLGLSGAFLYLAPNLPSVDALRNIQLQIPLRVFSSDGKLIAEFGEMRRSPIRFADIPPNFIHALLSAEDDNFENHYGVDPSSLMRAASQLVKSGHIQSGGSTITMQVAKNYFLTSERSFSRKTTEILLALQIERQLTKDEILELYVNKIYLGNRAYGIEAAAQVYYGKSIRDLSVAQMAMIAGLPKAPSRFNPLANPVRAKERRDWILGRMFKLGKIDQNTYQTALVEPINASYHVQSPEVNAPYIAEMARAEMVGRYGSEAYTEGFRVTTTVPSNLQEDANKAVQDGLIEYDQRHGYRGPESRFPGLTRDGWVQELSKQRPISGLEPAIVTQVDKTGIRVLTRSGENEESVAWDSMKWAKAFLNTNSVGANPKQPADVAHVGDLVRLQRQPDNSLKFSQLPVAQSALVSLDPQNGAIRALVGGFAFEQSNYNRAMQAKRQPGSSFKPFLYSAALDNGYTAASLVNDAPIVFVDEAIDKVWRPKNDTGTFLGPIRLREALYKSRNLVSIRLLQSLGVNTAINYITRFGFNKQDLPPNLSLALGTATLTPMEIVSGWSAFANGGYKISPYLIQKIEDREGKTLFVANPPTVPANDPNPKAVSEAAISSASTYAAPETPPLTANVVPNALDAPGGAPAPVVAERIVDGRTTYILNSMLQDVIKRGTGRRALAMNRPDIAGKTGTTNDSKDAWFTGYNADYVTTVWTGFDQPESLGRHEFGGTVALPIWMKYMSAALKDKPPHVQAEPDGILSLRIDPISGRSATPSTPGAFFELFKSEDTPPSVNELGGSPPPGSPLPADESAPIDLF, encoded by the coding sequence ATACGCCTGCTGAAGTTTTTCTGGTGGTCCATCGTCGCGGTCGTCTGTGGGCTGCTGCTCGGCCTGAGCGGCGCCTTTCTCTATCTGGCGCCCAATCTGCCTTCGGTCGATGCCCTGCGCAATATTCAGCTGCAGATCCCGCTGCGGGTGTTCAGCAGCGACGGCAAGCTCATCGCAGAGTTTGGCGAAATGCGCCGTTCTCCGATCCGTTTCGCCGATATTCCGCCCAATTTCATACACGCCCTGTTGTCGGCCGAAGACGACAACTTTGAAAACCACTATGGCGTAGACCCAAGCAGCCTGATGCGCGCGGCGAGTCAGTTGGTCAAGAGCGGTCACATCCAGTCCGGCGGCTCGACCATCACCATGCAGGTTGCGAAAAACTATTTCCTGACCAGCGAGCGCAGTTTTTCGCGCAAAACCACCGAGATTCTCTTGGCCTTGCAAATCGAGCGCCAACTTACGAAAGACGAGATTCTCGAGCTGTACGTCAACAAGATCTACCTGGGCAACCGTGCTTACGGCATCGAGGCCGCGGCACAGGTTTACTACGGCAAATCCATCCGTGACCTGAGCGTCGCACAAATGGCGATGATCGCGGGCCTGCCAAAGGCGCCGTCACGATTCAACCCACTGGCGAACCCGGTGCGTGCCAAAGAGCGCCGCGACTGGATCCTGGGGCGCATGTTCAAACTCGGGAAAATCGACCAGAACACCTACCAGACCGCACTCGTCGAGCCGATCAACGCCAGCTATCACGTCCAGAGCCCGGAAGTGAACGCGCCGTACATCGCCGAAATGGCCCGAGCCGAAATGGTCGGCCGTTATGGCAGCGAAGCCTATACAGAAGGTTTTCGGGTCACGACTACCGTGCCCAGCAACCTTCAGGAAGACGCCAACAAGGCCGTCCAGGACGGGCTGATCGAGTATGACCAGCGCCATGGCTACCGTGGGCCGGAGAGCCGTTTTCCCGGTTTGACGCGCGACGGCTGGGTGCAGGAATTGAGCAAACAGCGTCCAATCAGCGGCCTGGAGCCGGCCATCGTTACGCAGGTCGACAAAACCGGTATCCGCGTGCTGACGCGCAGTGGCGAAAATGAAGAAAGCGTGGCCTGGGACAGCATGAAATGGGCCAAGGCGTTTTTGAACACCAACAGTGTCGGCGCCAATCCCAAGCAGCCCGCAGACGTGGCACACGTGGGCGATCTGGTGCGCTTGCAGCGTCAGCCCGATAACTCGCTCAAATTCAGCCAGCTTCCCGTGGCGCAGAGCGCGCTGGTTTCGCTGGATCCGCAAAACGGCGCGATACGGGCCCTGGTTGGCGGCTTTGCGTTCGAGCAGAGCAACTACAACCGCGCCATGCAGGCCAAGCGCCAACCCGGTTCCAGCTTCAAGCCGTTCCTTTATTCGGCGGCGCTGGACAACGGCTACACCGCCGCGAGCCTGGTGAATGATGCACCGATCGTATTTGTCGACGAAGCCATCGACAAAGTGTGGCGCCCCAAGAATGACACCGGCACCTTCCTGGGCCCGATCCGCCTGCGCGAAGCGCTGTACAAGTCGCGCAACCTGGTGTCGATCCGCCTGCTGCAAAGCCTGGGCGTCAACACTGCGATCAATTACATCACCCGGTTTGGCTTCAACAAGCAGGACCTGCCGCCCAACCTGTCCCTCGCACTGGGCACCGCAACCCTGACGCCAATGGAAATCGTCAGCGGCTGGAGCGCGTTCGCCAATGGCGGTTACAAGATCAGCCCGTACCTTATCCAGAAGATCGAAGACCGAGAGGGCAAAACGCTGTTCGTCGCCAATCCGCCGACCGTCCCGGCCAACGACCCGAACCCCAAAGCCGTCAGCGAAGCTGCAATCAGCAGCGCGTCGACGTACGCAGCCCCGGAAACACCGCCATTGACCGCCAACGTCGTACCGAACGCCCTGGATGCCCCGGGCGGCGCACCTGCACCTGTGGTGGCGGAACGGATTGTTGACGGTCGCACAACGTACATCCTCAACAGCATGCTGCAGGACGTGATCAAGCGGGGTACCGGTCGCCGCGCACTGGCAATGAATCGTCCGGATATTGCCGGTAAAACGGGTACAACCAACGACTCGAAGGATGCGTGGTTCACCGGCTACAACGCTGATTACGTGACCACGGTGTGGACCGGCTTCGATCAGCCGGAAAGTCTGGGGCGCCATGAGTTCGGTGGCACCGTCGCGCTGCCGATCTGGATGAAGTACATGAGCGCTGCACTGAAAGACAAACCGCCTCATGTCCAGGCCGAGCCGGACGGTATCCTCAGCCTGCGTATCGACCCAATCAGCGGCCGCTCCGCAACGCCAAGCACGCCTGGTGCGTTCTTCGAGCTGTTCAAGAGCGAGGACACCCCGCCCAGCGTCAACGAACTCGGTGGCAGCCCTCCTCCAGGCAGCCCACTGCCAGCGGACGAATCGGCCCCGATCGATCTGTTCTAA
- a CDS encoding malic enzyme-like NAD(P)-binding protein: MSDLKTAALEYHAHPRPGKLSVELTKATATARDLSLAYSPGVAEPVREIGRDPELAYKYTGKGNLVAVISDGTAILGLGNLGPLASKPVMEGKGVLFKRFAGIDVFDIEVDSESPQAFIDTVRRISITFGGINLEDIKAPECFEIEKALIEQCDIPVFHDDQHGTAIVTAAGMINALEIAGKTLEAAKIVCLGAGAAAISCMKLLVSMGAKIENIFMIDRSGVVHDGRTDLNQYKAQFAHSTDKRTLADALEGADVFVGLSGPNLLSAEGLKSMAANPIVFACSNPDPEISPELAHATRDDVIMATGRSDYPNQVNNVLGFPFIFRGALDVRAKRINEEMKIAAANALRELAKLPVPQEVCDAYGGIALEFGREYIIPKPLDVRLLTVVSDAVAKAAIESGVATLPYPKHYPLKSVDDVFNG; this comes from the coding sequence ATGTCAGATTTGAAAACTGCCGCTCTCGAATATCACGCCCATCCGCGTCCCGGGAAACTCAGCGTCGAGCTCACCAAAGCCACCGCCACTGCTCGCGATCTGTCGCTGGCCTACAGCCCGGGTGTGGCTGAGCCGGTCCGCGAAATCGGTCGCGATCCGGAGCTTGCCTACAAGTACACCGGCAAAGGCAATCTGGTAGCGGTCATCTCTGATGGCACTGCAATTCTGGGGCTGGGTAACCTTGGTCCGCTCGCGTCCAAGCCAGTTATGGAAGGCAAGGGGGTGCTGTTCAAGCGCTTTGCCGGTATCGACGTGTTCGACATCGAAGTCGACTCTGAAAGCCCGCAGGCCTTCATCGACACCGTGCGCCGCATTTCCATCACCTTTGGTGGCATCAATCTGGAAGACATCAAGGCACCTGAGTGCTTTGAGATCGAAAAAGCGCTGATCGAACAGTGCGACATTCCGGTGTTCCACGACGACCAGCACGGTACCGCGATCGTGACTGCGGCCGGCATGATCAACGCCCTGGAAATCGCTGGCAAAACCTTGGAAGCGGCAAAGATCGTCTGCCTGGGCGCTGGTGCGGCGGCCATTTCCTGCATGAAGCTGCTGGTGAGCATGGGCGCGAAGATCGAAAATATCTTCATGATCGATCGCAGCGGCGTCGTTCACGACGGCCGGACCGACCTGAACCAGTACAAGGCTCAGTTCGCCCACTCCACCGACAAGCGCACCCTGGCCGATGCACTGGAAGGCGCTGACGTATTCGTCGGCCTGTCCGGTCCGAACCTGCTGAGCGCTGAAGGCCTGAAGTCGATGGCAGCCAACCCGATCGTGTTCGCCTGCTCGAACCCGGATCCGGAAATTTCGCCAGAGCTGGCCCACGCCACGCGCGATGACGTCATCATGGCGACCGGTCGTTCGGACTACCCCAATCAGGTCAACAACGTGTTGGGCTTCCCTTTCATCTTCCGTGGCGCACTGGACGTTCGTGCCAAACGCATCAACGAAGAGATGAAAATCGCCGCGGCCAACGCCCTGCGCGAGCTGGCCAAGCTGCCGGTTCCTCAGGAAGTATGCGATGCCTACGGCGGCATCGCCCTGGAATTCGGCCGTGAGTACATCATTCCAAAACCGCTGGATGTGCGCCTGCTGACCGTTGTTTCCGATGCCGTTGCAAAAGCTGCCATCGAAAGCGGCGTCGCAACCCTGCCGTATCCAAAGCACTACCCGCTGAAGAGCGTGGATGACGTGTTCAACGGCTGA
- a CDS encoding thermonuclease family protein — MRFSRLLEKASLAGAFFMSAFWLSTAQALCPAPPSLPLVSVQRVVDGDTLRLGDGRSVRMIGLNTPETGKKGQAAEPFAEAAKRRLQALVDASDGEVRLRVGEQPADHYGRTLANVYGHDNANFEAQLLSEGLGYLVAVFPNVALVNCQKAAEQSARQARLGLWRNSPVVPVERVNSGGFAVLSGRVTEVQRNGGGVWIEFGNSVVLRIAPKLVGQFDVPAIQRLKGQQVEARGWVVDRSRRGGLKSGQPRWMMPITHPVMLDTINK, encoded by the coding sequence GTGCGTTTCTCCAGGCTGCTTGAAAAGGCGTCCCTCGCGGGCGCCTTTTTTATGTCTGCGTTTTGGCTTTCCACAGCCCAGGCGCTGTGTCCGGCGCCACCTTCGTTGCCTTTGGTCAGCGTGCAGCGAGTGGTTGATGGCGACACGTTGCGCCTCGGTGATGGCCGCAGCGTTCGCATGATTGGCCTGAACACACCCGAAACCGGCAAGAAAGGTCAGGCCGCCGAACCTTTCGCCGAAGCCGCCAAGCGTCGCTTGCAGGCGCTGGTAGACGCTAGCGACGGAGAGGTCAGGCTGCGTGTGGGTGAGCAGCCGGCCGATCACTACGGCCGCACGCTGGCCAACGTGTATGGGCACGATAACGCCAATTTCGAAGCGCAACTTCTCTCGGAAGGGCTGGGCTACCTCGTCGCGGTGTTTCCGAACGTCGCCCTGGTGAATTGCCAGAAGGCTGCAGAGCAGTCAGCCCGTCAGGCACGCCTTGGTCTTTGGCGCAACTCGCCGGTCGTGCCGGTCGAGCGCGTCAACAGCGGCGGCTTTGCAGTGCTCAGCGGCCGCGTGACAGAGGTGCAGCGCAATGGCGGCGGCGTATGGATCGAGTTCGGCAACTCTGTGGTGCTTCGCATCGCCCCCAAGCTGGTCGGCCAGTTTGATGTCCCTGCCATCCAGCGCCTTAAAGGGCAACAGGTCGAAGCGCGGGGCTGGGTCGTTGATCGATCCCGTCGCGGCGGTCTGAAGTCAGGCCAGCCACGCTGGATGATGCCAATCACTCATCCGGTCATGCTGGATACAATCAATAAATAA
- the rpmE gene encoding 50S ribosomal protein L31, translated as MKSDIHPVYEAIDATCSCGNVIKTRSTLAKPLSLDVCNECHPFYTGKQKTLDVGGRVDKFKSRFGAFGPTKAPAAAE; from the coding sequence ATGAAATCCGATATCCATCCAGTTTACGAAGCCATTGACGCAACCTGCAGCTGCGGCAATGTCATCAAAACCCGTTCCACACTGGCCAAGCCTCTGAGCCTGGACGTGTGCAACGAGTGCCACCCGTTCTACACCGGCAAGCAAAAAACTCTGGACGTCGGCGGTCGTGTCGACAAGTTCAAGTCGCGTTTCGGTGCGTTCGGTCCAACCAAAGCTCCTGCTGCTGCAGAGTAA